Proteins co-encoded in one Athene noctua chromosome 34, bAthNoc1.hap1.1, whole genome shotgun sequence genomic window:
- the LOC141972566 gene encoding LOW QUALITY PROTEIN: uncharacterized protein LOC141972566 (The sequence of the model RefSeq protein was modified relative to this genomic sequence to represent the inferred CDS: deleted 1 base in 1 codon), protein MLQGPQEEPQSPAVAVEHDGQQQPRDTQGSRGTGEPRKCSFKGTYAEDLQEDPTQPWSRCRGKEEYKCEQCGKVFGWQGSLIRHQRIHTGEKPFKCPDCGKSFRDSWRLLSHRRGHTEEKPFLCTTCGKRFSCSSNLIRHQLIHTGERPFTCSDCGKTFRQSDQLRRHQKTVHNGEEMYKCEDCGKFFMFRSTLTDQERIHTGEKPYKCPDCGRSFRLSWYLLSHQRTHTEEKPFPCTTCGKRFSWCSALTIHRYIHRGERLDRFLHWEMTFLRNTNLRKNQRAVHPDTTLPPSSRVITSGGIRQPFPRHQRNHPGERPHKGPDGGKTCKDFSSLISQHRAQKGERPYKCLEGGESFSHSSSLSSHRRPRTAEKPPSCSAPPAEPLWSPPGAGTAEQKEEQCQPRAEQRGMLQGPQEEPQSPAVAVEHDGQQQPRDTQGSRGTRRPRKCSFKGTYGEDPQEDTTQPPSPSREKKERKCEHCGKVFTCGTYLSSHLRTHTGEKPYKCWDCGRSFTQKGNLRRHQRTHTKEKPFICTTCGKRFSCKSDVTIHHRIHTGERPFPCSHCGKRFRVKCALRKHQESIHNGAGTAEQKEEQCQPRAEQRGMLQGPQEEPQSPAVAVEHDGQQQPRDTQGSRGTREPRKCSFKGTYSEDPQEATTQPPSISRKNEYKCEQCEKVFTWKRSLRRHRQIHTGEKPFNCQDCGKSFRQKYQLQKHQTIHTKEEPYLCTTCGKRFSFKTSLIMHQHGHTGESPNTCSGKTFETGTCGEDNQEGASQPPSSSRGKKYMCEYCGKVYPSGSELRRHQRSHTGERPYKCQDCGKSFMTSGHLLCHQKIHTREKPFPCTTCGKRFSFSSRLITHQQTHTGVRPYPCLHCGKKFVQGCNLTQHLKAVHNGDVTAEQKEEQCQPRAEQRGMLQGPQEEPQSPAVAVEHDGQQQPDDTQRSRTPRRPRKCSFKGTYAEDPPENETETQSSSTEKLYRCEHCGKFFSTSSNRTRHLRTQCVEKPFESQECGKSFTRGWKLQCHQTRHKSYLCSMCGKRFSCRSNLLKHQFTRTGERLCDGSHCGKSFQQNYQLGKHQEVLPNDTTLPPSSRVITSGGIRQPFPRLLQAPSPQLEPGQAPPVLEEELESKEEQTPPGQGEGVKNTHPATSKPVARATRGTSNCPEGGKIFRGSNSRRRHQRNHPGERPHKGPDGGKTCKDFSSLISQHRAQKGERPYKCLEGGESFSHSSSLSTHRRPRTAEKPPSCSAVGNPLLRSKHSSCTSGSPPGRCPTPARSARNREEPARGLETLLLAIRSISKLSTRGNNTPGAGTAEQKEEQCQPRAEQRGMLQGPQEEPQSPAVAVEHDGQQQPRDTQGSRGTRRPRKCSFKGTYAEDPQEATTQPQIRSGEEKVKCDQCGKLLGSKYNLTHHLRTHTGEKPYKCWDCGRSFATRQNLQRHRRTHTQEKPYLCTTCGKCFSFGSSLLVHQRIHTGERPYVCAHCGRAFMRDHHLRRHQESIHNGAGTAEQKEEQCQPRAEQRGMLQGPQEEPQSPAVAVEHDGQQQPRDTQGSRGTGEPRKCSFKGTYGEDCQEATTQPPSISRKNEYKCEQCGKVFTWKRSLRRHRLIHTGEKPFKCQDCGKRFRQRDSLRMHQRRHTKEEPYLCTTCGKRFSFKTSLIMHQHGHTGESTNTCSGKTFETGTCGEDTQDGASQPPSSSGGKKYMCEYCGKIYPSGSELRRHQRSHTGERPYKCQDCGKSFMTSGHLLGHQKIHTREKPFPCTTCGKRFSFSSRLITHQQTHTGVRPYPCLHCGKKFLQGCNLTQHLKAVHSGDVTAEQKEEQCQPRAEQRGMLQGPQEEPQSPAVAVEHDGQQQPGDTQRSHGTRRPRKCSFKGTYAEDPPEDETETQSSSTEKLYECEHCGKFFNNSSNRTRHQWTHSGEKPFKCQKCGKSFTHKWKLRCHQRTHMEEKSYLCPTCGKRFCISNLLNHQFNCTGESLCDGSHCGKSFQQNYQLGKHQEVLPNGTEPPAGARTSTPGAGGGVGEQGGADTAGTRGGREEHPPSHQQAGGPRHAGDL, encoded by the exons AGAGATGTACAAATGTGAGGACTGTGGGAAGTTCTTCATGTTCAGAAGCACCCTGACTGATCAGGAACggatccacacaggagagaagccctacaagtgcccAGACTGCGGGAGGAGCTTCAGGCTCAGCTGGTACCTCCtgagtcaccagaggacacacacagAGGAGAAG CCCTTtccctgcaccacgtgtgggaaacgcttctcctggTGCTCTGCTCTTACCATCCACCGATACATCCATAGGGGAGAGAGACTGGACCGCTTCTTGCACTGGGAGATGACGTTCTTGAGGAATACAAACCTCAGGAAGAATCAGAGGGCCGTCCATCCTG ACACAACCCTCCCACCTTCCAGCAGAGTTATCACCTCAGGAGGCATcaggcagcccttccccagg caccagagaaatcacccgggagaacgaccccacaagggcccagatggcgggaagacctgcaaggacttctccagcctcatctcccagcacagggcccagaagggagagagaccgtacaagtgcctggagggtggggagagcttcaGCCACAGCTCGAGCCTTTCCTCGCATCGGAGGCCCCGCACTGCAGAGAAAcctccttcctgctctgct cccccagctgagcccctttggtcccccccaggcgctgggacagccgagcagaaggaggagcagtgccagcccagggcagagcagagggggatgctgcaagggccccaagaggagccccagagccccgcggtggccgtggagcacgatggccaacagcagccccgggatacgcaagggagccgcggaacgaggagaccccgaaaatgctctttcaaagggacgtacggtgaAGACCCTCAGGAAGACACAACCCAACCACCGAGTCCctccagagagaaaaaggaacgcaagtgtgagcactgtgggaaggtcttcactTGCGGGACCTATTTGTCATCTCACCTACggacccacacgggagagaagccctacaagtgctggGACTGTGGGAGGAGCTTCACGCAGAAAGGAAACCTCCGgcgtcaccagaggacacacaccaaggagaagccctttatctgcaccacgtgtgggaaacgcttctcctgtAAGTCAGATGTCACCATCCACCATCGcatccacacaggagagagaccGTTCCCCTGCTCCCACTGCGGGAAGAGATTCCGGGTAAAGTGTGCCCTCAGGAAGCATCAGGAATCCATCCACAATG gcgctgggacagccgagcagaaggaggagcagtgccagcccagggcagagcagagggggatgctgcaagggccccaagaggagccccagagccccgcggtggccgtggagcacgatggccaacagcagccccgggatacgcaagggagccgcggaacgagggaaccccgaaaatgctctttcaaagggacgtacagTGAAGATCCTCAAGAAGCCACAACCCAACCACCGAGTATCTCCAGAAAGAATGAGTACAAGTGTGAGCAGTGTGAGAAGGTCTTCACCTGGAAAAGAAGCCTGCGCCGTCACCGACAgatccacacgggagagaagcctTTCAAttgccaggattgtgggaagagcttcagacAGAAATACCAACTCCAGAAACATCAGACGATACACACCAAGGAGGAGCCATATTTATGCACCACttgtgggaaacgcttctcctttAAGACAAGTCTCATCATGCATCAACACGGCCACACTGGAGAGAGCCCAAACACCTGCAGTGGGAAGACCTTCGAGACGG ggacctGTGGTGAAGACAATCAAGAAGGTGCATCCCAACCACCGAGTAGCTCCAGAGGCAAGAAGTACATGTGTGAGTATTGTGGGAAGGTCTATCCCTCGGGAAGTGAGCTGAGACGTCACCAACGGAGCCACACGGGAGAGAggccctacaagtgccaggattgtgggaagagcttcatgACCAGTGGGCACCTACTGTGTCACCAGAAGATACACACCAgggagaagccctttccctgcaccacgtgtgggaaacgcttctcctttAGCTCACGCCTCATAACACACCAGCAAACTCACACAGGAGTGAGACCCTACCCCTGCTTGCACTGCGGGAAGAAATTCGTGCAAGGTTGTAACCTCACACAGCACCTAAAAGCCGTTCACAATG GCGATgtgacagccgagcagaaggaggagcagtgccagcccagggcagagcagagggggatgctgcaagggccccaagaggagccccagagccccgcggtggccgtggagcacgatggccaacagcagccggATGATACTCAAAGGAGCCGCACACCAAGGagaccccgaaaatgctctttcaaagggacgtacgctGAAGACCCTCCAGAAAATGAAACCGAAACACAGAGTAGCTCCACAGAGAAGCTGTACaggtgtgagcactgtgggaagtTCTTCTCTACCAGCAGCAACCGGACACGTCACCTACGGACCCAGTGTGTAGAGAAGCCCTTCGAGTCCCAGgagtgtgggaagagcttcacgCGCGGATGGAAACTCCAGTGTCACCAGACCAGACACAAGTCATATCTGTGCTCCAtgtgtgggaaacgcttctcctgtCGCTCAAACCTCCTCAAACACCAATTTACCCGCACAGGAGAGAGACTGTGCGACGGCTCCCACTGCGGGAAGAGCTTCCAGCAGAATTATCAACTCGGGAAGCATCAAGAAGTCCTTCCCAATG ACACAACCCTCCCACCTTCCAGCAGAGTTATCACCTCAGGAGGCATcaggcagcccttccccagg ctcctgcaggcaccgagcccccagctggagccaggacaagcacccccggtgctggaggaggagttggagagcaaggaggagcagacaccgccgggacaaggggagggcgtgaagaacacccacccagccaccagcaagccggtggcccgcgccacgcgggggacctctaactgccccgagggtgggaagatcttccgcgggagtaacagcaggagacgtcaccaaagaaatcacccgggagaacgaccccacaagggcccagatggcgggaagacctgcaaggacttctccagcctcatctcccagcacagggcccagaagggagagagaccgtacaagtgcctggagggtggggagagcttcaGCCACAGCTCGAGCCTTTCCACGCATCGGAGGCCCCGCACTGCAGAGAAAcctccttcctgctctgctgtggggaatCCTTTACTCCGAAGCAAACACTCATCTTGCACCAGCGGATCCCCCCCGGGGAGATGCCCAACCCCTGCCCGCAGTGCCAGAAACAGGGAGGAACCCGCGCGTGGCCTCGAAACACTCCTCCTAGCCATCAGATCGATCAGTAAATTGTCCACCCGTGGCAACAACACTCCGG gcgctgggacagccgagcagaaggaggagcagtgccagcccagggcagagcagagggggatgctgcaagggccccaagaggagccccagagccccgcggtggccgtggagcacgatggccaacagcagccccgggatacgcaagggagtcGCGGAACGAGGagaccccgaaaatgctctttcaaggGGACGTACGCTGAAGACCCTCAGGAAGCCACAACCCAACCACAGATTCGCTCCGGAGAGGAGAAGGTCAAGTGTGATCAGTGTGGGAAGTTGTTGGGCTCCAAGTACAACCTGACCCATCACCTACggacccacacgggagagaagccctacaagtgctggGATTGTGGGAGGAGCTTTGCAACAAGACAAAACCTCCAGCGTCACCGGAGGACACACACCCAGGAGAAGCCGTAtctctgcaccacgtgtgggaaatGCTTCTCTTTTGGGTCCAGCCTCCTCGTCCACCAACGcatccacacaggagagagaccGTATGTGTGCGCCCACTGCGGGAGGGCATTCATGCGTGATCATCACCTCAGGAGGCATCAGGAATCCATCCATAATG gcgctgggacagccgagcagaaggaggagcagtgccagcccagggcagagcagagggggatgctgcaagggccccaagaggagccccagagccccgcggtggccgtggagcacgatggccaacagcagccccgggatacgcaagggagccgcggaacgggggaaccccgaaaatgctctttcaaagggacgtacggtgaAGACTGTCAAGAAGCCACAACCCAACCACCGAGTATCTCCAGAAAGAATGAGTACAAGtgtgagcagtgtgggaaggTCTTCACCTGGAAGAGAAGCCTGCGCCGTCACCGACTgatccacacgggagagaagcctttcaagtgccaggattgtgggaagagaTTCAGACAGAGAGACAGCCTCCGGATGCATCAGAGGAGACACACCAAGGAGGAGCCATATTTATGCACCACttgtgggaaacgcttctcctttAAGACAAGTCTCATCATGCATCAACACGGCCACACTGGAGAGAGCACAAACACCTGCAGTGGGAAGACCTTCGAGACGG ggacctGTGGTGAAGACACTCAAGACGGCGCATCCCAACCACCGAGTAGCTCTGGAGGCAAGAAGTACATGTGTGAGTATTGTGGGAAGATCTATCCCTCGGGAAGTGAGCTGAGACGTCACCAACGGAGCCACACGGGAGAGAggccctacaagtgccaggattgtgggaagagcttcatgACCAGTGGGCACCTCCTTGGTCACCAGAAGATACACACCAgggagaagccctttccctgcaccacgtgtgggaaacgcttctcctttAGCTCACGCCTCATAACACACCAGCAAACTCACACAGGAGTGAGACCCTACCCCTGCTTGCACTGCGGGAAGAAATTCCTGCAAGGTTGTAACCTCACACAGCACCTAAAAGCCGTTCACAGTG GCGATgtgacagccgagcagaaggaggagcagtgccagcccagggcagagcagagggggatgctgcaagggccccaagaggagccccagagccccgcggtggccgtggagcacgatggccaacagcagccagGTGATACTCAAAGGAGCCACGGAACGAGGagaccccgaaaatgctctttcaaagggacgtacgctGAAGACCCTCCAGAAGATGAAACTGAAACACAGAGTAGCTCCACAGAGAAACTGTACGAatgtgagcactgtgggaagtTCTTCAATAACAGCAGCAACCGGACACGTCACCAATGGACCCACTCTGgagagaagcccttcaagtgccagaagtgtgggaagagcttcacgCACAAATGGAAACTCCGatgtcaccagaggacacacatgGAGGAGAAATCATATCTCTGCCCCACGTGTGGGAAACGATTCTGTATCTCAAACCTTCTCAATCACCAATTTAACTGCACAGGAGAGAGTCTGTGCGACGGCTCCCACTGCGGGAAGAGCTTCCAGCAGAATTATCAACTCGGGAAGCATCAAGAAGTCCTTCCCAATG gcaccgagcccccagctggagccaggacaagcacccccggtgctggaggaggagttggagagcaaggaggagcagacaccgccgggacaaggggagggcgtgaagaacacccacccagccaccagcaagccggtggcccgcgccacgcgggggacctctaa